A single window of Periophthalmus magnuspinnatus isolate fPerMag1 chromosome 9, fPerMag1.2.pri, whole genome shotgun sequence DNA harbors:
- the LOC117375956 gene encoding hamartin-like isoform X1: MSACVLTHGPQVLAMSREPVVLDLSLLEGTDLKEAELVKNSLSLQLNSDRGGTVLTSLVDFYLETFSSQAVSLLSNAREQLHKVLLEKLNDALNKSATRLAAVTLLGHLIRKQPSWVHLVTRCPLLASLLRCLKTDGDAVVLSTGVLVLVTLLPMIPQCGKQLVYDFFDVFGRLASWSLRNPAQVPVLQLLHLQGALYSLFHRLYGMFPVNFLSYLRLHYSMKENTDTFHRVVKPMLDHVRVHPELVTGTQDQELDPTRWRCFEVHDIVMECSRLSLDPLEASSEDLQYFSSSSSLPSLPSLSSLPLPVTEEESSPGPHTSPQAVDLDWSPSSHCGLSTPPPERHAPSTPSPAPSTTSPAPSIPGQALTTTPPTPGSAPSTPRAAPSTPGHAPSTTGPAPSTPVVTSPFQASVPIAPSPELSPVSCDHLQQHKQLVTVQDGQSDVINIQSESFVKTRPPTYADHSRLAQGPAHSVPDPSYEALFDLALPRAAPLFVAKKTKEALKRAELDHSPVSPLELLDQLKPVQDLLILQGDHAHQQLLRSAMNKCMDRSSTGPTPLTPSIVPPAVSVEELSIELLLVQNQLQFERFKRQQHAIRNRRLLRRVIQTTALEEQLNAMRAQLGVLEAELRFLKDSLEVEQRRFSELKRHSETTTSQLQAHIQDLSSSQQGALQDKARLQSELLQCQTRLKEQEAELQRANHKAYNAQHQLSQLSIKVSSGEELQQHLFLMNQQLLLLRESNRTLSQALSATGNSSDTEVLLLQGIVDNEVQQLKESEVEIKQALDVASHRAEELENQLALKDQLILDQKRLLEDCKALSRSQLSASESRCVALRSITQSLQTELLHLYSQIQIQSKQGQDQDHKQDWGYSRPQPSASVNIANSANAKLQPLYSPPIESPLTVGSFLEREARRLFGPANQSPETKETTNHSLEEEVESHVTFESKEANHSVVSEGTANDNPVGAGQEEKPTNAPQKEQQAHPSRQSEQAANHSSEEAGLEEEAEEVQEEMLLAASPPNQPQNWAAIGRNSRPGPAHSDLTLAVRQRRLELSLMDYNES, encoded by the exons atgtcTGCGTGCGTCCTGACGCATGGCCCGCAG GTATTAGCCATGTCCCGGGAGCCTGTAGTCCTGGATCTGTCCCTGCTGGAGGGGACCGATCTGAAGGAGGCGGAGCTTGTCAAGAACTCCCTGTCACTACAGCTCAACTCAg ACAGAGGAGGCACCGTCCTGACATCCCTGGTGGACTTTTACCTGGAGACATTTTCTTCTCAGGCTGTTTCTCTGCTGTCTAATGCCAGGGAGCAACTACACAAG GTGCTGCTGGAAAAGCTAAATGATGCTCTGAATAAATCTGCAACACGATTGGCTGCTGTAACACTGCTGGGTCACCTGATCAGGAAGCAACCTTCGTGGGTACACCTGGTTAcacgctgccccctgctggcctcccTGCTGCGGTGCCTCAAG ACTGATGGTGATGCTGTAGTCCTCTCCACTGGAGTCCTGGTGCTGGTGACTCTATTACCTATGATCCCACAATGCGGGAAGCAGCTAGTCTATGACTTCTTCGACGTGTTTGGGCGACTAGCCTCATGGAGCCTCAGGAACCCAG CTCAGGTGCCTGTGTTGCAGCTGCTCCACCTGCAGGGAGCACTGTACTCACTCTTCCACAGGCTCTATGGCATGTTCCCTGTAAACTTCCTTTCCTACCTGCGTCTGCACTACAGCATGAAGGAGAATACTGACACCTTCCACCGAGTGGTCAAG cctaTGTTGGATCACGTCAGAGTCCACCCAGAACTGGTAACAGGAACTCAGGACCAAGAACTAGACCCTACCAG ATGGCGTTGTTTTGAGGTCCACGACATTGTGATGGAATGTTCACGTTTGTCTCTGGACCCTCTAGAAGCATCCAGTGAAGACCTGCAGTacttctcctcctcatcttccctcccctctctcccctctttgtcctctctgcctctgcctgtcactgaggaggagagcagCCCCGGCCCACACACTTCTCCGCAG GCTGTAGATCTGGACTGGAGTCCCTCATCCCACTGTGGCCTGTCCACACCTCCACCTGAAAGACACGCCCCCTCCACACCGAGCCCCGCACCTTCCACAACCAGCCCTGCCCCCTCGATTCCAGGACAAGCCCTTACAACTACACCCCCAACTCCAGGTTCCGCCCCTTCAACTCCACGTGCCGCCCCTTCTACCCCAGGCCACGCCCCTTCCACTACAGGCCCAGCCCCCTCAACTCCAG TTGTGACATCACCCTTCCAGGCTTCCGTACCTATAGCTCCATCCCCTGAGCTCTCACCCGTCTCCTGCGACCACCTCCAG CAGCACAAGCAGCTAGTCACAGTACAGGATGGACAgagtgatgtcatcaatatccAGTCAGAATCATTCGTGAAGACTCGCCCCCCAACATATGCTGACCACAGCCGCTTAGCTCAAGGCCCTGCTCATTCTGTTCCTGACCCGTCATATGAGGCGCTGTTTGATCTGGCTTTGCCTCGAGCTGCACCACTATTTgttgccaaaaaaacaaag GAGGCACTAAAGAGAGCTGAGCTGGACCACAGTCCGGTGTCTCCTCTGGAACTGTTGGACCAACTGAAACCAGTCCAAGACCTGCTAATCCTGCAGGGAGACCACGCCCACCAACAGCTGCTTAG gtcgGCAATGAACAAGTGTATGGACCGCAGCTCAACAG GACCCACCCCTCTAACTCCATCCATAGTGCCTCCTGCAGTTTCAGTGGAGGAGCTGAGCATTGAGCTGCTGCTGGTTCAGAATCAGCTCCAGTTTGAGAGGTTTAAGAGACAGCAACACGCCATAAGGAACCGCAGACTACTGAGGAGAGTCATTCAGACCACAGCCCTGGAGGAGCAGCTTAATGCTATG AGGGCACAGCTGGGTGTGCTGGAGGCAGAATTGCGTTTTCTCAAAGACAGTCTGGAGGTAGAGCAGAGGCGTTTCTCTGAGCTGAAGCGTCACTCCGAGACAACCACCTCCCAACTGCAGGCTCACATACAGGATCTGAGCTCCAGCCAGCAAGGGGCGCTACAGGACAAAGCCCGCCTCCAG AGCGAGCTGCTGCAGTGTCAGACACGGCTGAAGGAGCAGGAGGCAGAGCTTCAGAGAGCCAATCACAAGGCCTATAATGCCCAGCACCAGCTGtcacagctgtcaatcaaa GTGAGCAGTGGGGAGGAGCTCCAGCAGCACCTGTTTCTCATGAACCAACAGTTGCTCCTGCTGCGAGAGTCCAATCGAACCCTGAGCCAGGCTCTAAGTGCCACTGGGAACAGCTCTGACACG GAGGTACTGCTGCTGCAGGGAATTGTGGATAATGAAGTCCAGCAGCTGAAGGAGAGTGAGGTAGAGATAAAACAAGCCCTGGATGTAGCCAGTCACAGAGCAGAGGAACTGGAGAACCAACTGGCCCTCAAAGACCAGCTGATCCTGGACCAGAAGAGGCTCCTGGAGGACTGCAAGGCTCTTAGCAG GTCCCAGCTGTCGGCATCTGAGTCCCGGTGTGTTGCGCTCAGGTCCATCACCCAGAGCCTCCAGACTGAGCTCCTTCATCTCTACAGCCAGATCCAAATCCAGTCGAAACAGGGCCAAGACCAGGATCATAAGCAGGACTGGGGCTACAGCAG GCCCCAGCCCTCGGCTTCTGTCAACATCGCTAACAGTGCTAACGCCAAGCTGCAGCCTCTGTACTCTCCTCCCATCGAGTCTCCACTAACTGTGGGCTCCTTCCTCGAACGGGAAGCACGGCGACTGTTTggtccagccaatcagagcccagaaacaaaagaaacaaccaATCACAGCCTAGAGGAGGAAGTAGAGAGTCATGTCACATTTGAGTCAAAAGAAGCCAATCACAGTGTGGTATCTGAGGGAACAGCCAATGACAATCCAGTGGGGGCAGGACAAGAAGAGAAGCCAACCAATGCCCCACAAAAAGAGCAACAAGCCCATCCTAGTCGACAATCAGAGCAAGCAGCCAATCACAGTTCAGAGGAGGCGGGGctagaggaggaagcagaggaagtACAGGAAGAAATGCTATTGGCTGCAAGTCCACCAAACCAACCTCAGAACTGGGCTGCAATTGGTCGAAACAGCAGACCAGGACCCGCCCACAGTGACCTCACGCTGGCAGTTCGACAGCGGAGACTGGAGCTTAGTCTCATGGACTACAACGAGTCTTGA
- the LOC117375956 gene encoding hamartin-like isoform X3: protein MSACVLTHGPQVLAMSREPVVLDLSLLEGTDLKEAELVKNSLSLQLNSDRGGTVLTSLVDFYLETFSSQAVSLLSNAREQLHKVLLEKLNDALNKSATRLAAVTLLGHLIRKQPSWVHLVTRCPLLASLLRCLKTDGDAVVLSTGVLVLVTLLPMIPQCGKQLVYDFFDVFGRLASWSLRNPAQVPVLQLLHLQGALYSLFHRLYGMFPVNFLSYLRLHYSMKENTDTFHRVVKPMLDHVRVHPELVTGTQDQELDPTRWRCFEVHDIVMECSRLSLDPLEASSEDLQYFSSSSSLPSLPSLSSLPLPVTEEESSPGPHTSPQAVDLDWSPSSHCGLSTPPPERHAPSTPSPAPSTTSPAPSIPGQALTTTPPTPGSAPSTPRAAPSTPGHAPSTTGPAPSTPVVTSPFQASVPIAPSPELSPVSCDHLQQHKQLVTVQDGQSDVINIQSESFVKTRPPTYADHSRLAQGPAHSVPDPSYEALFDLALPRAAPLFVAKKTKEALKRAELDHSPVSPLELLDQLKPVQDLLILQGDHAHQQLLRSAMNKCMDRSSTGPTPLTPSIVPPAVSVEELSIELLLVQNQLQFERFKRQQHAIRNRRLLRRVIQTTALEEQLNAMRAQLGVLEAELRFLKDSLEVEQRRFSELKRHSETTTSQLQAHIQDLSSSQQGALQDKARLQSELLQCQTRLKEQEAELQRANHKAYNAQHQLSQLSIKVSSGEELQQHLFLMNQQLLLLRESNRTLSQALSATGNSSDTGIVDNEVQQLKESEVEIKQALDVASHRAEELENQLALKDQLILDQKRLLEDCKALSRSQLSASESRCVALRSITQSLQTELLHLYSQIQIQSKQGQDQDHKQDWGYSRPQPSASVNIANSANAKLQPLYSPPIESPLTVGSFLEREARRLFGPANQSPETKETTNHSLEEEVESHVTFESKEANHSVVSEGTANDNPVGAGQEEKPTNAPQKEQQAHPSRQSEQAANHSSEEAGLEEEAEEVQEEMLLAASPPNQPQNWAAIGRNSRPGPAHSDLTLAVRQRRLELSLMDYNES, encoded by the exons atgtcTGCGTGCGTCCTGACGCATGGCCCGCAG GTATTAGCCATGTCCCGGGAGCCTGTAGTCCTGGATCTGTCCCTGCTGGAGGGGACCGATCTGAAGGAGGCGGAGCTTGTCAAGAACTCCCTGTCACTACAGCTCAACTCAg ACAGAGGAGGCACCGTCCTGACATCCCTGGTGGACTTTTACCTGGAGACATTTTCTTCTCAGGCTGTTTCTCTGCTGTCTAATGCCAGGGAGCAACTACACAAG GTGCTGCTGGAAAAGCTAAATGATGCTCTGAATAAATCTGCAACACGATTGGCTGCTGTAACACTGCTGGGTCACCTGATCAGGAAGCAACCTTCGTGGGTACACCTGGTTAcacgctgccccctgctggcctcccTGCTGCGGTGCCTCAAG ACTGATGGTGATGCTGTAGTCCTCTCCACTGGAGTCCTGGTGCTGGTGACTCTATTACCTATGATCCCACAATGCGGGAAGCAGCTAGTCTATGACTTCTTCGACGTGTTTGGGCGACTAGCCTCATGGAGCCTCAGGAACCCAG CTCAGGTGCCTGTGTTGCAGCTGCTCCACCTGCAGGGAGCACTGTACTCACTCTTCCACAGGCTCTATGGCATGTTCCCTGTAAACTTCCTTTCCTACCTGCGTCTGCACTACAGCATGAAGGAGAATACTGACACCTTCCACCGAGTGGTCAAG cctaTGTTGGATCACGTCAGAGTCCACCCAGAACTGGTAACAGGAACTCAGGACCAAGAACTAGACCCTACCAG ATGGCGTTGTTTTGAGGTCCACGACATTGTGATGGAATGTTCACGTTTGTCTCTGGACCCTCTAGAAGCATCCAGTGAAGACCTGCAGTacttctcctcctcatcttccctcccctctctcccctctttgtcctctctgcctctgcctgtcactgaggaggagagcagCCCCGGCCCACACACTTCTCCGCAG GCTGTAGATCTGGACTGGAGTCCCTCATCCCACTGTGGCCTGTCCACACCTCCACCTGAAAGACACGCCCCCTCCACACCGAGCCCCGCACCTTCCACAACCAGCCCTGCCCCCTCGATTCCAGGACAAGCCCTTACAACTACACCCCCAACTCCAGGTTCCGCCCCTTCAACTCCACGTGCCGCCCCTTCTACCCCAGGCCACGCCCCTTCCACTACAGGCCCAGCCCCCTCAACTCCAG TTGTGACATCACCCTTCCAGGCTTCCGTACCTATAGCTCCATCCCCTGAGCTCTCACCCGTCTCCTGCGACCACCTCCAG CAGCACAAGCAGCTAGTCACAGTACAGGATGGACAgagtgatgtcatcaatatccAGTCAGAATCATTCGTGAAGACTCGCCCCCCAACATATGCTGACCACAGCCGCTTAGCTCAAGGCCCTGCTCATTCTGTTCCTGACCCGTCATATGAGGCGCTGTTTGATCTGGCTTTGCCTCGAGCTGCACCACTATTTgttgccaaaaaaacaaag GAGGCACTAAAGAGAGCTGAGCTGGACCACAGTCCGGTGTCTCCTCTGGAACTGTTGGACCAACTGAAACCAGTCCAAGACCTGCTAATCCTGCAGGGAGACCACGCCCACCAACAGCTGCTTAG gtcgGCAATGAACAAGTGTATGGACCGCAGCTCAACAG GACCCACCCCTCTAACTCCATCCATAGTGCCTCCTGCAGTTTCAGTGGAGGAGCTGAGCATTGAGCTGCTGCTGGTTCAGAATCAGCTCCAGTTTGAGAGGTTTAAGAGACAGCAACACGCCATAAGGAACCGCAGACTACTGAGGAGAGTCATTCAGACCACAGCCCTGGAGGAGCAGCTTAATGCTATG AGGGCACAGCTGGGTGTGCTGGAGGCAGAATTGCGTTTTCTCAAAGACAGTCTGGAGGTAGAGCAGAGGCGTTTCTCTGAGCTGAAGCGTCACTCCGAGACAACCACCTCCCAACTGCAGGCTCACATACAGGATCTGAGCTCCAGCCAGCAAGGGGCGCTACAGGACAAAGCCCGCCTCCAG AGCGAGCTGCTGCAGTGTCAGACACGGCTGAAGGAGCAGGAGGCAGAGCTTCAGAGAGCCAATCACAAGGCCTATAATGCCCAGCACCAGCTGtcacagctgtcaatcaaa GTGAGCAGTGGGGAGGAGCTCCAGCAGCACCTGTTTCTCATGAACCAACAGTTGCTCCTGCTGCGAGAGTCCAATCGAACCCTGAGCCAGGCTCTAAGTGCCACTGGGAACAGCTCTGACACG GGAATTGTGGATAATGAAGTCCAGCAGCTGAAGGAGAGTGAGGTAGAGATAAAACAAGCCCTGGATGTAGCCAGTCACAGAGCAGAGGAACTGGAGAACCAACTGGCCCTCAAAGACCAGCTGATCCTGGACCAGAAGAGGCTCCTGGAGGACTGCAAGGCTCTTAGCAG GTCCCAGCTGTCGGCATCTGAGTCCCGGTGTGTTGCGCTCAGGTCCATCACCCAGAGCCTCCAGACTGAGCTCCTTCATCTCTACAGCCAGATCCAAATCCAGTCGAAACAGGGCCAAGACCAGGATCATAAGCAGGACTGGGGCTACAGCAG GCCCCAGCCCTCGGCTTCTGTCAACATCGCTAACAGTGCTAACGCCAAGCTGCAGCCTCTGTACTCTCCTCCCATCGAGTCTCCACTAACTGTGGGCTCCTTCCTCGAACGGGAAGCACGGCGACTGTTTggtccagccaatcagagcccagaaacaaaagaaacaaccaATCACAGCCTAGAGGAGGAAGTAGAGAGTCATGTCACATTTGAGTCAAAAGAAGCCAATCACAGTGTGGTATCTGAGGGAACAGCCAATGACAATCCAGTGGGGGCAGGACAAGAAGAGAAGCCAACCAATGCCCCACAAAAAGAGCAACAAGCCCATCCTAGTCGACAATCAGAGCAAGCAGCCAATCACAGTTCAGAGGAGGCGGGGctagaggaggaagcagaggaagtACAGGAAGAAATGCTATTGGCTGCAAGTCCACCAAACCAACCTCAGAACTGGGCTGCAATTGGTCGAAACAGCAGACCAGGACCCGCCCACAGTGACCTCACGCTGGCAGTTCGACAGCGGAGACTGGAGCTTAGTCTCATGGACTACAACGAGTCTTGA
- the LOC117375956 gene encoding hamartin-like isoform X2: MSACVLTHGPQVLAMSREPVVLDLSLLEGTDLKEAELVKNSLSLQLNSDRGGTVLTSLVDFYLETFSSQAVSLLSNAREQLHKVLLEKLNDALNKSATRLAAVTLLGHLIRKQPSWVHLVTRCPLLASLLRCLKTDGDAVVLSTGVLVLVTLLPMIPQCGKQLVYDFFDVFGRLASWSLRNPAQVPVLQLLHLQGALYSLFHRLYGMFPVNFLSYLRLHYSMKENTDTFHRVVKPMLDHVRVHPELVTGTQDQELDPTRWRCFEVHDIVMECSRLSLDPLEASSEDLQYFSSSSSLPSLPSLSSLPLPVTEEESSPGPHTSPQAVDLDWSPSSHCGLSTPPPERHAPSTPSPAPSTTSPAPSIPGQALTTTPPTPGSAPSTPRAAPSTPGHAPSTTGPAPSTPVVTSPFQASVPIAPSPELSPVSCDHLQHKQLVTVQDGQSDVINIQSESFVKTRPPTYADHSRLAQGPAHSVPDPSYEALFDLALPRAAPLFVAKKTKEALKRAELDHSPVSPLELLDQLKPVQDLLILQGDHAHQQLLRSAMNKCMDRSSTGPTPLTPSIVPPAVSVEELSIELLLVQNQLQFERFKRQQHAIRNRRLLRRVIQTTALEEQLNAMRAQLGVLEAELRFLKDSLEVEQRRFSELKRHSETTTSQLQAHIQDLSSSQQGALQDKARLQSELLQCQTRLKEQEAELQRANHKAYNAQHQLSQLSIKVSSGEELQQHLFLMNQQLLLLRESNRTLSQALSATGNSSDTEVLLLQGIVDNEVQQLKESEVEIKQALDVASHRAEELENQLALKDQLILDQKRLLEDCKALSRSQLSASESRCVALRSITQSLQTELLHLYSQIQIQSKQGQDQDHKQDWGYSRPQPSASVNIANSANAKLQPLYSPPIESPLTVGSFLEREARRLFGPANQSPETKETTNHSLEEEVESHVTFESKEANHSVVSEGTANDNPVGAGQEEKPTNAPQKEQQAHPSRQSEQAANHSSEEAGLEEEAEEVQEEMLLAASPPNQPQNWAAIGRNSRPGPAHSDLTLAVRQRRLELSLMDYNES; this comes from the exons atgtcTGCGTGCGTCCTGACGCATGGCCCGCAG GTATTAGCCATGTCCCGGGAGCCTGTAGTCCTGGATCTGTCCCTGCTGGAGGGGACCGATCTGAAGGAGGCGGAGCTTGTCAAGAACTCCCTGTCACTACAGCTCAACTCAg ACAGAGGAGGCACCGTCCTGACATCCCTGGTGGACTTTTACCTGGAGACATTTTCTTCTCAGGCTGTTTCTCTGCTGTCTAATGCCAGGGAGCAACTACACAAG GTGCTGCTGGAAAAGCTAAATGATGCTCTGAATAAATCTGCAACACGATTGGCTGCTGTAACACTGCTGGGTCACCTGATCAGGAAGCAACCTTCGTGGGTACACCTGGTTAcacgctgccccctgctggcctcccTGCTGCGGTGCCTCAAG ACTGATGGTGATGCTGTAGTCCTCTCCACTGGAGTCCTGGTGCTGGTGACTCTATTACCTATGATCCCACAATGCGGGAAGCAGCTAGTCTATGACTTCTTCGACGTGTTTGGGCGACTAGCCTCATGGAGCCTCAGGAACCCAG CTCAGGTGCCTGTGTTGCAGCTGCTCCACCTGCAGGGAGCACTGTACTCACTCTTCCACAGGCTCTATGGCATGTTCCCTGTAAACTTCCTTTCCTACCTGCGTCTGCACTACAGCATGAAGGAGAATACTGACACCTTCCACCGAGTGGTCAAG cctaTGTTGGATCACGTCAGAGTCCACCCAGAACTGGTAACAGGAACTCAGGACCAAGAACTAGACCCTACCAG ATGGCGTTGTTTTGAGGTCCACGACATTGTGATGGAATGTTCACGTTTGTCTCTGGACCCTCTAGAAGCATCCAGTGAAGACCTGCAGTacttctcctcctcatcttccctcccctctctcccctctttgtcctctctgcctctgcctgtcactgaggaggagagcagCCCCGGCCCACACACTTCTCCGCAG GCTGTAGATCTGGACTGGAGTCCCTCATCCCACTGTGGCCTGTCCACACCTCCACCTGAAAGACACGCCCCCTCCACACCGAGCCCCGCACCTTCCACAACCAGCCCTGCCCCCTCGATTCCAGGACAAGCCCTTACAACTACACCCCCAACTCCAGGTTCCGCCCCTTCAACTCCACGTGCCGCCCCTTCTACCCCAGGCCACGCCCCTTCCACTACAGGCCCAGCCCCCTCAACTCCAG TTGTGACATCACCCTTCCAGGCTTCCGTACCTATAGCTCCATCCCCTGAGCTCTCACCCGTCTCCTGCGACCACCTCCAG CACAAGCAGCTAGTCACAGTACAGGATGGACAgagtgatgtcatcaatatccAGTCAGAATCATTCGTGAAGACTCGCCCCCCAACATATGCTGACCACAGCCGCTTAGCTCAAGGCCCTGCTCATTCTGTTCCTGACCCGTCATATGAGGCGCTGTTTGATCTGGCTTTGCCTCGAGCTGCACCACTATTTgttgccaaaaaaacaaag GAGGCACTAAAGAGAGCTGAGCTGGACCACAGTCCGGTGTCTCCTCTGGAACTGTTGGACCAACTGAAACCAGTCCAAGACCTGCTAATCCTGCAGGGAGACCACGCCCACCAACAGCTGCTTAG gtcgGCAATGAACAAGTGTATGGACCGCAGCTCAACAG GACCCACCCCTCTAACTCCATCCATAGTGCCTCCTGCAGTTTCAGTGGAGGAGCTGAGCATTGAGCTGCTGCTGGTTCAGAATCAGCTCCAGTTTGAGAGGTTTAAGAGACAGCAACACGCCATAAGGAACCGCAGACTACTGAGGAGAGTCATTCAGACCACAGCCCTGGAGGAGCAGCTTAATGCTATG AGGGCACAGCTGGGTGTGCTGGAGGCAGAATTGCGTTTTCTCAAAGACAGTCTGGAGGTAGAGCAGAGGCGTTTCTCTGAGCTGAAGCGTCACTCCGAGACAACCACCTCCCAACTGCAGGCTCACATACAGGATCTGAGCTCCAGCCAGCAAGGGGCGCTACAGGACAAAGCCCGCCTCCAG AGCGAGCTGCTGCAGTGTCAGACACGGCTGAAGGAGCAGGAGGCAGAGCTTCAGAGAGCCAATCACAAGGCCTATAATGCCCAGCACCAGCTGtcacagctgtcaatcaaa GTGAGCAGTGGGGAGGAGCTCCAGCAGCACCTGTTTCTCATGAACCAACAGTTGCTCCTGCTGCGAGAGTCCAATCGAACCCTGAGCCAGGCTCTAAGTGCCACTGGGAACAGCTCTGACACG GAGGTACTGCTGCTGCAGGGAATTGTGGATAATGAAGTCCAGCAGCTGAAGGAGAGTGAGGTAGAGATAAAACAAGCCCTGGATGTAGCCAGTCACAGAGCAGAGGAACTGGAGAACCAACTGGCCCTCAAAGACCAGCTGATCCTGGACCAGAAGAGGCTCCTGGAGGACTGCAAGGCTCTTAGCAG GTCCCAGCTGTCGGCATCTGAGTCCCGGTGTGTTGCGCTCAGGTCCATCACCCAGAGCCTCCAGACTGAGCTCCTTCATCTCTACAGCCAGATCCAAATCCAGTCGAAACAGGGCCAAGACCAGGATCATAAGCAGGACTGGGGCTACAGCAG GCCCCAGCCCTCGGCTTCTGTCAACATCGCTAACAGTGCTAACGCCAAGCTGCAGCCTCTGTACTCTCCTCCCATCGAGTCTCCACTAACTGTGGGCTCCTTCCTCGAACGGGAAGCACGGCGACTGTTTggtccagccaatcagagcccagaaacaaaagaaacaaccaATCACAGCCTAGAGGAGGAAGTAGAGAGTCATGTCACATTTGAGTCAAAAGAAGCCAATCACAGTGTGGTATCTGAGGGAACAGCCAATGACAATCCAGTGGGGGCAGGACAAGAAGAGAAGCCAACCAATGCCCCACAAAAAGAGCAACAAGCCCATCCTAGTCGACAATCAGAGCAAGCAGCCAATCACAGTTCAGAGGAGGCGGGGctagaggaggaagcagaggaagtACAGGAAGAAATGCTATTGGCTGCAAGTCCACCAAACCAACCTCAGAACTGGGCTGCAATTGGTCGAAACAGCAGACCAGGACCCGCCCACAGTGACCTCACGCTGGCAGTTCGACAGCGGAGACTGGAGCTTAGTCTCATGGACTACAACGAGTCTTGA